The following coding sequences are from one Kwoniella dendrophila CBS 6074 chromosome 8, complete sequence window:
- a CDS encoding ubiquitin-conjugating enzyme E2 4: MALKRINKELIDLGRDPPSSCSAGPINDNLFQWQATIMGPADSPYAGGVFFLSLTFPTDYPFKPPKVQFTTKIYHPNINANGSICLDILRDQWSPALTISKVLLSICSMLTDPNPDDPLVPEIANTYKTDRPRYEATAREWTRK; this comes from the exons ATGGCTCTTAAACGAATTaacaag GAATTAATTGATCTCGGACGTGATCCCCCGTCTTCATGTTCAGCTGGTCCAATCAATGATAACCTTTTCCAATGGCAAGCTACTATCATGGGACCT GCCGACTCTCCTTATGCTGGCGGTGTTTTCTTCCT CTCTCTTACTTTCCCTACCG ACTACCCATTCAAACCACCCAAGGTCCAATTCACCACCAAAATCTACCACCCAAATATCAATGCTAACGGTTCAATCTGTTTGGATATTTTGAGAGATCAATGGAGTCCCGCATTAACCATCTCAAAGG TTCTTCTCTCAATCTGTTCAATGTTAACAGATCCTAACCCTGATGATCCTTTGGTACCGGAGATTGCTAAC ACCTACAAGACCGATAGACCTCGATATGAAGCTACAGCAAGGGAATGGACTAGAAAGTGA